In Desulfurobacterium indicum, a single window of DNA contains:
- a CDS encoding transposase gives MELQKILPDLVKEVVKQTLESIMTAEREVFLKEHGGTKNGFYVRNLDTVIGKLENLRIPRDREGKFRTKLIEPYRRRDINLEDLILGMFASGMSARAVAQALESVFELKYSPSTISKISQVTLEEI, from the coding sequence ATGGAACTACAGAAGATTTTACCAGACCTAGTTAAGGAAGTGGTAAAGCAAACCTTAGAGTCAATCATGACGGCTGAAAGAGAAGTGTTTCTTAAAGAACATGGAGGAACAAAGAACGGCTTTTACGTTAGAAACTTAGATACTGTTATCGGTAAGCTTGAAAATCTGAGAATTCCAAGAGATAGAGAGGGAAAATTCAGAACAAAGTTGATAGAACCTTATAGAAGAAGAGATATCAATCTTGAAGACTTAATACTTGGGATGTTTGCCTCTGGTATGAGTGCAAGAGCAGTAGCCCAGGCTCTTGAAAGCGTGTTTGAACTTAAATACTCACCCTCAACCATAAGCAAAATATCGCAGGTAACCTTAGAGGAAATA
- a CDS encoding metallophosphoesterase, producing MFLKKKRGLFFMFTALSAASFIASCGGITESSSNSTANATSRFGDVFFIHFADVHLTNDTEVGDVFGGTIPPVKTMNEAISQVISLEPDLLVDTGDIVALADSHDLDTDERWYRLVNATILSPIQSATIPFLFAPGNHDPAGIKYYNATSPETKDPRYDNGLIFEYIDKGMTKTYYSYTKGKYHFIMLDPEEIPETGYRTVKLPDDELDWLKQDLAAHSDDFMVIAYHQPLGSWDNDSYSAFMEAVKPYKSHMLIIAGHTHDNRLIYRDGIPEYQDGALCGDWWQTGKTPDGNPMGYAVYYIKDGKVERFYKGIETTKQINLLSPVDVVMSEPKSLDLNVYYANKTISSVIYKVDNGTAHSLSFEEVSAPGISWYHVNGTLEPTEIDDKNHNVLVSVKTSDGDYYNRTIVYKFSKNPFMTISEITNDTNFNNYYGRFVKVNATITNVAYDGNLLTLKDSTGEIVVWAGDCHHPDFSVGDEIVMRGQVTAFRGTKELKLVSADDVNIWGHADVDSEVIKLDNIEEAYEDFSQLENKYVQVSGIVTGVFGNLITIQDTTRGIALWLGEIEHPTVSLGDNVTAAGELTTYNNMTEIVVGKSDDFNISGSSDVPSPIPVVYDILCKLEKWDNLLGNTPQIPTPGGKNGTTEDFTRPS from the coding sequence ATGTTTTTAAAGAAAAAGAGAGGGTTGTTTTTTATGTTTACTGCTCTTTCTGCAGCATCTTTTATTGCTAGTTGTGGCGGTATAACGGAGAGTTCTTCTAATTCAACCGCAAATGCAACTTCCAGGTTTGGAGATGTTTTCTTTATCCATTTTGCAGATGTACATCTTACAAACGATACTGAGGTTGGCGATGTTTTTGGTGGAACAATCCCGCCGGTTAAAACTATGAATGAGGCGATTTCTCAGGTAATTTCTCTGGAACCGGATCTTCTTGTTGATACAGGTGATATTGTTGCTCTTGCAGACAGTCATGATCTGGATACTGATGAAAGGTGGTATAGATTAGTTAATGCTACTATTTTATCGCCAATTCAAAGTGCAACAATTCCTTTCTTATTTGCGCCGGGTAATCATGATCCTGCTGGTATAAAATATTACAATGCTACTTCTCCAGAAACTAAAGATCCTCGTTATGATAACGGTTTGATATTTGAATATATTGATAAAGGTATGACAAAGACTTATTACTCTTATACTAAAGGAAAATATCATTTTATTATGCTTGATCCTGAAGAAATTCCCGAAACAGGTTATAGAACCGTTAAACTTCCTGATGATGAACTTGATTGGTTGAAACAGGATCTGGCAGCTCACTCTGATGATTTTATGGTTATAGCTTATCATCAGCCTCTTGGTTCCTGGGATAATGATAGTTATTCAGCTTTTATGGAGGCAGTTAAACCTTATAAATCTCACATGTTGATAATTGCCGGTCATACCCATGATAATAGATTGATTTATAGGGACGGAATTCCTGAGTATCAGGATGGAGCTTTGTGCGGGGACTGGTGGCAAACCGGTAAGACTCCTGATGGAAATCCTATGGGTTATGCAGTTTATTACATCAAAGATGGAAAAGTTGAAAGATTTTATAAAGGTATAGAAACAACAAAGCAAATCAATTTGCTTTCTCCCGTTGATGTAGTTATGTCCGAGCCTAAATCTTTAGATTTGAACGTTTATTATGCTAATAAAACAATTTCAAGTGTGATTTACAAAGTAGATAACGGAACGGCTCATTCTTTGAGTTTTGAGGAGGTTAGTGCTCCAGGTATCTCCTGGTATCATGTAAATGGAACGCTGGAACCGACAGAAATAGATGATAAAAATCATAATGTTTTAGTTTCTGTTAAAACTTCTGACGGGGATTATTACAATAGGACGATAGTTTATAAGTTTTCCAAAAATCCTTTTATGACAATTTCTGAGATTACCAATGATACGAATTTCAACAATTATTATGGTCGTTTTGTGAAGGTTAATGCAACTATTACGAATGTTGCGTATGATGGGAATTTGTTAACCCTTAAAGACTCCACCGGAGAAATTGTTGTTTGGGCTGGAGATTGCCATCATCCAGATTTCTCTGTAGGTGATGAAATAGTTATGAGAGGGCAAGTTACAGCTTTTAGAGGAACAAAAGAACTTAAACTTGTAAGCGCTGATGATGTAAATATATGGGGCCATGCAGATGTAGATTCTGAAGTTATTAAACTCGATAATATTGAGGAAGCCTATGAGGATTTTTCTCAATTGGAAAATAAATATGTTCAAGTTTCTGGTATCGTAACCGGTGTTTTTGGAAATCTTATAACCATTCAGGATACGACCAGAGGTATAGCTTTATGGTTGGGAGAAATTGAACATCCTACCGTTTCTTTGGGAGATAACGTGACGGCTGCTGGCGAATTGACCACTTATAACAATATGACAGAAATAGTTGTAGGTAAATCGGATGACTTTAATATTTCTGGAAGTTCTGATGTTCCATCTCCTATTCCGGTAGTGTACGATATTTTGTGTAAGCTTGAGAAATGGGATAACCTCCTGGGGAACACCCCACAAATACCAACCCCAGGAGGCAAAAATGGAACTACAGAAGATTTTACCAGACCTAGTTAA
- a CDS encoding NifB/NifX family molybdenum-iron cluster-binding protein, with translation MKIAVPVTEDKRETEVTEFGRAPFFAIIEENNVRFVKNPGSEASSGAGVKASQFIINEGVEKVILKKPAGPHASSALEQAGIKVEIREGLKTLNEIF, from the coding sequence ATGAAAATAGCCGTTCCTGTAACTGAAGATAAAAGAGAAACAGAAGTTACAGAGTTTGGAAGAGCACCGTTTTTTGCAATCATAGAAGAAAATAATGTTAGATTCGTTAAAAATCCGGGCAGTGAAGCTTCAAGCGGTGCCGGTGTAAAGGCATCCCAGTTCATAATTAATGAAGGTGTTGAAAAAGTTATTCTAAAAAAACCTGCCGGTCCCCACGCTTCATCAGCATTAGAACAGGCAGGCATAAAAGTTGAAATAAGAGAAGGATTAAAAACATTAAACGAAATTTTTTAA
- a CDS encoding P-loop NTPase has translation MQITVSSGKGGVGKSSITASLLYLFGKENDLIAVDADADTPNLDILLNVKDWEGEESLSGERVAVIDGDRCNGCGLCARHCPYECIERDGKVYRVNEVLCEGCNVCSIVCPHDFVISFKETIPGVIRWGKTDYDFEFVSAQLFPGRPNSGKLVFKAKKLAQSFNKDLMVVDAAAGIGCSVVASVNGSDLVVVVVEPTEVSLSDAGRLVKVLDHFGVRRVGVVNKFDINSDFMPVVEGFFKGVKADIVGYVPYDKNVVNAMLQGKPAVEIFPESLFSTAIKEIYENLKNFV, from the coding sequence ATGCAGATAACTGTCTCAAGTGGAAAAGGCGGTGTTGGTAAATCTTCCATAACAGCCTCTCTTCTCTACCTGTTCGGTAAGGAGAATGATCTGATTGCTGTTGATGCTGATGCCGATACTCCAAACCTTGATATACTGTTAAATGTTAAAGATTGGGAGGGAGAAGAGTCACTTTCTGGAGAGAGAGTGGCTGTTATAGATGGTGATAGATGTAACGGTTGCGGTTTATGTGCGAGGCACTGTCCATATGAGTGTATAGAGAGAGATGGAAAGGTTTATCGCGTGAATGAGGTATTGTGTGAAGGATGTAACGTTTGTTCTATTGTCTGTCCTCACGACTTTGTAATCTCTTTTAAGGAGACAATTCCCGGTGTTATTAGGTGGGGAAAGACTGATTATGATTTTGAGTTTGTTTCTGCACAGCTTTTTCCAGGCCGCCCCAACTCTGGGAAGCTTGTTTTTAAGGCAAAAAAGCTTGCTCAATCTTTCAACAAAGATTTAATGGTTGTTGATGCAGCTGCTGGTATAGGCTGTTCAGTAGTGGCCAGCGTTAATGGAAGTGACCTTGTTGTAGTAGTCGTTGAGCCTACGGAGGTTTCTCTCTCTGATGCGGGAAGGTTAGTAAAAGTTCTTGACCATTTCGGTGTTAGACGGGTAGGTGTGGTTAACAAATTTGATATTAATTCCGATTTTATGCCTGTGGTTGAAGGGTTTTTTAAGGGTGTGAAAGCTGATATTGTGGGATATGTTCCTTACGATAAAAATGTTGTAAATGCAATGCTCCAGGGAAAACCTGCAGTTGAGATTTTCCCCGAGTCTCTGTTTTCAACGGCCATAAAAGAGATTTATGAAAACTTAAAAAATTTCGTTTAA